From the genome of Candidatus Spechtbacterales bacterium:
ACTAAAGTTAAAGGGTTACGAAACGAAGGCGGTAAAGAAAAATCTTGTCAGTTTACAGGGTGCTTTTGCTGTGATAAAAAACGGAGAGGCATTTATTACAAATATGAAAATAGCTCCTTACCAAGAACCGAATATTCCCGGTTCTTATGACGAAACAAGGGCGCGCAAGCTCCTTTTGCATAAAAAAGAGATAGAAGAATTATACGAAAAATCACAGCAAAGGGGCTTGACTTTAGTGCCACTTAGATTGTATAATAGGAATGGTTTAATTAAGGCAGAAATAGCTATAGTTAGAGGAAAAAAGAAGCACGACAAGAGAGAAACCATCAAAAAACGGGAGGATGACAGGAATATAAGGAGAACATTAAAAAGATAGCTCGCGAAGCGAGTAAAATATGGGGATGCACAGGTTCGCTAAGTTAATATCTGTGCAATTTGCAGGCTGAGCCAGGCTACATTATGCTCGTAAATCTTTTGTAGCACCCTTTAAGTGCAAACTTAATGGCGCAGGTAAAGAACGCTTTTAGCGCTCCTACTCCTGCATTAGCTTACGCTTAAATACCGTAAGCCGCTGTTGTGCGTGACTCCGATGCCGTGCTAACAGCGTCACACTATCGGATTAGCTATTTGGCCTTCCC
Proteins encoded in this window:
- the smpB gene encoding SsrA-binding protein SmpB — encoded protein: MKDYARNKKAFFDYEILEKYEAGLKLKGYETKAVKKNLVSLQGAFAVIKNGEAFITNMKIAPYQEPNIPGSYDETRARKLLLHKKEIEELYEKSQQRGLTLVPLRLYNRNGLIKAEIAIVRGKKKHDKRETIKKREDDRNIRRTLKR